From a single Pelodiscus sinensis isolate JC-2024 chromosome 4, ASM4963464v1, whole genome shotgun sequence genomic region:
- the PKP3 gene encoding plakophilin-3, translating to MLQGTLGSRPLGTPEAGVCSLALPSDQQLGRKSKETPDAELLKSARVQEQVRMRMLQKSGSAPRTNGSGLDCLEVKGISSSQGQYNNTLQKSFSSRSQTNGLDPKGTLYQPPAKNGYNSLKSTSWSSRSAVDLGPHKRMATISNGGVPPGSAYRMNHTLSQAASASSRPCSFHERHYQARPNFDTMSLHSMRLTDGGGPSTGMDDRYSIVSEKLDPGTLYRGRNNGSFTRSYTFERQMSAGSNAGTQGPGDWMDSVEVPQNRTIRAPAMRTLQRFQSNNRSRLSSGSFGSLPAPPPVVGSSYGGMMERSTRAPSVRSLAESNHHLQDLRTLDMYNGHHTLVSQNSYSGGFDDIDLPSAVKYLMANDPNLQVLGAAYIQHKCYSDNDAKKQARSLQAVPKLVKLFNCSNQEVQRHATGAMRNFIYDNAENKLALVEENGIYELMRTLREQDDELRKNVTGILWNLSSSDTLKDRLARDTLEHLTDLVLTPLSGTGSAAIIQQNASEAEIFYNSTGFLRNLSSASQQTRQKMRECHGLVDSMINYINRALEVGKSEDKSVENAVCVLRNLSYRLYDEMPPSSLQRLEGHRRGDNTAGTGELVGCFSPQGRRTREHMNTDLVTFTEVSKDPKGMEWLWNPQIVGIYNRLLQRCELNKHTTEAASGALQNITAGDRRWAGVLSRVALEQERILNPVLDRVRTADHHQLRSLTGLIRNLSRNTRNKDEMATKVVNHLIEKLPGSVGEKEPPADVIVNIVAVLNNLVVGSSVAARDIVYFDGLRKLFYIKKKRDSSDSEKSSRAASSLLANMWQYAKLHRDYKMKGYRKEDFLAL from the exons CCGGAGGCCGGCGTGtgctccctggcactgccctcGGACCAGCAGCTGGGCAGGAAGAGCAAAGAGACCCCCGATGCCGAGCTGCTGAAGAGCGcccgggtgcaggagcaggtgcgcatgaggATGCTGCAGAAGAGCGGGTCTGCCCCCAGGACCAACGGATCTGGGCTTGACTGCCTCGAGGTCAAAG GTATCAGCTCCTCCCAGGGCCAGTACAACAACACCCTGCAGAAGTCCTTCAGCTCCCGATCCCAGACCAATGGCTTGGACCCCAAGGGCACT ctgtaccAGCCACCTGCCAAGAATGGGTACAACAGCCTCAAGTCCACCAGCTGGTCCTCCCGCTCCGCGGTGGACCTCGGTCCTCACAAGAGGATGGCCACCATCAGCAATGGGGGTGTGCCCCCGGGCTCCGCCTACCGCATGAATCACACCCTCTCGCAGGCTGCCAGCGCCTCTTCCCGGCCCTGTTCCTTCCACGAGCGGCACTACCAAGCCCGGCCGAACTTCGACACCATGTCGTTGCATTCGATGCGCCTGACGGACGGGGGAGGGCCCTCTACAGGCATGGACGACCGCTACAGCATAGTCTCTGAGAAGCTGGACCCGGGGACCCTCTACAGAGGCAGAAACAACGGCAGCTTCACCAGATCCTACACCTTCGAGAGGCAGATGAGTGCCGGCTCCAATGCTGGGACCCAGGGGCCCGGTGACTGGATGGACAGCGTGGAGGTGCCTCAGAACCGGACCATCCGTGCGCCCGCCATGCGCACCCTTCAGCGCTTCCAGAGCAACAACCGCTCCCGCCTCAGCTCCGGCTCCTTCGGCAGCCTCCCAGCTCCACCGCCAGTTGTGGGGAGCTCCTACGGGGGCATGATGGAGCGCAGCACCCGGGCCCCCTCTGTGCGCAGCCTGGCCGAGTCCAACCACCACCTGCAGGACCTGCGCACCCTCGACATGTACAACGGCCACCACACCCTGGTGTCCCAGAACTCCTACTCCGGAGG GTTTGACGACATTGACCTGCCGTCGGCAGTGAAATACCTGATGGCCAACGACCCCAACCTGCAGGTGCTGGGAGCTGCCTACATCCAGCACAAGTGCTACAGTGACAATGACGCCAAGAAGCAG GCTCGCAGCCTCCAGGCCGTGCCCAAGCTGGTGAAGCTTTTCAACTGCTCCAATCAGGAGGTGCAGCGCCATGCCACTGGCGCCATGCGCAACTTCATCTACGACAACGCTGAGAACAAGCTGGCGCTGGTGGAGGAGAACGGCATCTATGAGCTGATGAGGACGCTGCGCGAGCAGGATGACGAGCTGCGGAAGAACGTCACGG GGATCCTGTGGAATCTCTCCTCCAGCGACACCCTAAAGGACCGGCTGGCTCGGGACACGCTGGAGCATctcaccgacctggtcctgacCCCGCTCTCCGGCACAGGCAGTGCCGCCATCATCCAGCAGAACGCCTCGGAAGCGGAGATCTTCTACAACTCCACAGGCTTCCTCAG GAATCTCAGCTCTGCCAGCCAGCAGACCCGGCAGAAGATGCGTGAGTGCCACGGGCTGGTGGACTCCATGATCAATTACATCAACAGAGCTCTGGAGGTGGGGAAGTCAGAGGACAAG agtgTGGAGAACGCCGTGTGTGTGCTGCGGAACCTCTCCTATCGCCTGTACGACGAGATGCCCCCTTCCTCGCTGCAGCGGCTGGAGGGGCACCGGAGGGGCGATAACACTGCTGGGACAGGGGAGCTGGTGGGCTGCTTCAGTCCCCAGGGCAGGAGAACGCGAGAG CACATGAACACAGACCTGGTGACCTTCACGGAAGTCTCCAAGGACCCCAAGGGGATGGAGTGGCTCTGGAACCCGCAGATCGTGGGCATCTACAACCGGCTGCTGCAGCGCTGCGAGCTGAACAAGCACACCACGGAGGCGGCCTCGGGGGCGCTGCAGAACATCACGGCCGGAGACCGGCGG TGGGCCGGGGTGCTGAGCAGGGTGGCGCTGGAGCAGGAGCGGATCCTGAACCCCGTGCTGGACCGAGTCCGCACGGCCGACCATCACCAGCTGCGCTCCCTGACCGGGCTGATCCGCAACCTGTCCCGCAACACGCGCAACAAGGACGAGATGG CAACCAAGGTGGTGAACCATCTGATTGAGAAGCTCCCCGGGAGCGTGGGCGAGAAGGAGCCCCCGGCCGACGTCATCGTGAACATCGTGGCCGTGCTGAACAACCTGGTGGTGGGGAGCTCCGTTGCCGCCCGCGACATCGTCTACTTCGACGGCCTCCGGAAGCTCTTCTACATCAAGAAGAAAagggacag CTCGGACAGCGAGAAGTCCTCCAGGGCGGCGTCCAGCCTGCTGGCCAACATGTGGCAGTACGCCAAGCTTCACCGGGACTACAAGATG AAGGGCTACCGGAAGGAGGATTTCCTAGCTCTGTAA